The nucleotide window AGATAGTTTTTTAACCGTATCCTCGATGCTGATGCGGCGGAAATCAAAGCGTTCGCAGCGCGAGATGATCGTGGCCGGAACCTTATGGATTTCCGTCGTGCAGAGAATAAAAATTACGTGCGCCGGCGGCTCTTCGATCAATTTTAACAGCGCGTTAAAGGCCGAGATGGAAAGCATATGCACTTCGTCGATGATAAAAACTTTATATTTATATTTGCTTGGCGTAACGCGGGCGGAAGCGATGATATTTTCCCGCACATTATCCACGCCGGTATGCGAAGCCGCGTCGATCTCCACGATATCCAGACTGCGGCCGGCTATAATTTCCAAACAGGACGAACATTTATCGCAAGGCTCGAACTCCCCTTCTTTGCGATTTAGACAATTCACCGCTTTTGCCATCAAGCGGGCAAAAGTCGTCTTGCCGACGGCTCTAGGACCGCAAAAAAGATAGGCATGGGCGATCTTGCCCGTGCCGATCTCGTTTTGCAGAGTAATTTTGATATGATTCTGCCCCACCGCTTCCTTAAAAGTCTGGGGACGATATTTTCTATACAGCGTTGCCATAAGGGAAATTAGAAATTAGAAATTAGAAATTTGGAAACTAATTTCCAATTTCAAATTTCCAATTTCTGCTTGATTCAGTAAAAAATCTTACTTTAAAAAAAACTATTTACTCTTAATAACATTATCTACCGCTCCCCAGGCGCTGTCGCCGGCGATCGGAACGAGCAAGACAACCTTGTCGCCCTGAATGCCTTTGTAATAAGTGATGCTCGCCGTGATGACGCGGAACTTTTTATGTTCAGCCTTAACCAGATAATTCCCGTTGGCGTCTTTTTCCAGTTTGCCGATCAAGCGTTTTCTTTCCACCGGCTTGGTTTGTTTATAAATAAAAGTGCCGCGGTCCGTAATCGTCAATTTTAGCATATCGCCTTCCACTAATTTTGATTTGGAAGCGTAGTTGGCCGGGACGCTGTATTCTTTGCCGTCCGGACCGATCATATTTTCGCCGTTAAAAACCCCTTCGATAACTTTGCCGCCTTCTTCTTCGTCAGCGATCAAGCCGTCGCTTATTTCACCAATACTGATGCGCTCTTCATCGCCATCATCAAGCAAACCGCCGAATAATGAAACCAAATTGACGGAACTTTTTTGAATATTTTCCAAAAGCTGTTTGGCTAAAATAATTTTTGATTTGGAAACGATAACGCTGTCTTCACTGACATATTCTCCGTCGTCTCCATCGGAATCCTCTTCCAAATCTTCATCTTCATCCTCGCCCTCGTCTTCGGTCAGATCGCTTTCTTCAACTTCATCCTCGTCCGCCGTAGCTTTAGCGAAGGCGGGCTCGTCCGCCGTAGCCTTGGCGAAGGCGGATTCATCAGCTTCCATTTCTTCTTCCGCCTCATCTTCCTCCGCCTGCTCGTCGCTTTCCTCCTCATCGGCAATCAAAGGATTAACAGCGGCAGGAGCAAAGATCGGCGGCGATACTTTCAAATCATCCTCTTCATCCAAATCAAAATCCTCGTCCTCGTCCACCGTAGCTTTAGCGAAGGTGGGCTCGTCCGCCACAACCTCATCGGCGGAAACGGGCTCGTCCGCTTCTTCGTCTAAATCTTCTTCCAAATTTTCTTCAGCCTCGTTTAAAATTTCATCATTGTCGGTAAGGTCATCAGACCCTAAACCGGCATTAAAATTAGAAATTGGCATATTTTTGTTTTTATTTTCACCCAAAGGGTGATCACCCCTTGGGTGAAGTTTTTGTCTTTATTTATACCTACATGATATATGAAAAAAGCCCCTTTTTCAAGGGGCTTAAATCGTTCGGTTTTACTTGGCAAGATTGATGAACGGCAGCGTCGCGTCCGGTATCATCTGCGTCGGGAGCTTGCCGTCCCATTTTTCCACGGCCTTCAAATTGACATATTCCCGGCCGCCCTGCTGGGTGATGGCCTGGGCCTGGATTTGGATGGCTTTAGCCTCGGCCTCGGCCTGGGCAAGCCGCTGTTCAGCTTCCAGTTTTACTCTTTCCAAATCATTTCTGGCCTTAAGAGCCTGCTGCTGGGAAACCTGTTTTGATTCAACGGCTTTCTCGTATTCGTCGCTGAAAGAAAAATCAGTAATGGAAAATTCAACCACATTGAAATAAACCGATAATCTTTTCAAAAGCTCTTCTTTGATGCTTTCTTTGACTTTCGGCCTGGCCTCGATCAATTCCTGGGCGGTAAAATTGGCCACGCCAGCCTTAACGCTCTCCTGGATCGCCGGATCGATCAATCTTGCTTGATAATCTTTGCCGACCTCCTGCCATAATTTATTTACGCTTTGCGGCTTGATGTTGTAATTCAAAGCCAAAGTGGCGTTAACGGTCTGGATGTCCTTTGAATAAGCCAGAGTTTTCGTTTCAATCTTTAAAGTCTTAACATCTAATTTTATCACCTGTTGATAGATCGGAATCCTAAAATGCAAGCCTTCTTCCATAATTTCTCCGGAAACCGCTCCCCAATTAAGCACGACCCCCCTTTCTCCGGCCGGTATGATCACGAAAGGATTCAAGGCCGAAAAAATAATGATGGCGATGATTATTCCGCCTGCCCACAAAGTTAATTTTTTCATTTGTTTAGTTTGGTTCCGGCAAAATCTCGCCAAGCGGATTCTGCCGAAGCGGCGCGATAGCGTCAAAATCCCCGGTAAGAGATTATGACGAAACCAAATTCGCGCATTAAAAATTTATTATCTATCTTTTATCATTCAAATACCGCGCTCATTCATCAGAACAGCGTCAGGCGTTTATTGATCTCCGCCTCGATTAACGCCCGATCGCGCCCGTATTTAAGGCGGCTTAAAGTTCTTATTTTTCCGGCGACTTCCGGCCGATCCTGGCCCGGCAAGGGCCACATCGTGCGCATCGAGAAGGGGCGCGAGGCGGTGTTGTCGATTAATAATTTAACGTAAGCGGTGTAAGCCTCGATGTTGATCAGGTCATATTCGTTAAAAACCGGGGAATATTCCTTGGCCAAAATTTCCGCGTCTTCCGAACCGATCTTAAAAGCGAACCAGCTTCCGACGTTGCCAAACACGGCCGAACGGATCGCCTCCCCTTCTTTGCCGAGCTGGCCGAGATATTGATGGGCGATGATCATATTCAAACCGTATTTGCGCGCTTCCGACAAAATCGTATTGATCGAGTCAGTGGTAAAGTTTTGGAATTCATCGATGTATAAATAAAAATCTTTGCGCGCCGAATCAGGCATATCGGCGCGGGATAAAGCCGCCATCAAAATTTTGCCGACGATGAGCAAGCCGAGCAAATAAGCGTTCATATCGCCGATCTTTCCTTTGGACAGATCGACTAAAAGGATTTTTTGCTTATCCATCACGTCGCGCAGGTTGAAGGAGCTTTTCTGCTGGCCGATGATCGGACGCATCGTATCATTGGAAACGAATTGCGTCAATTTGGAAGTGATATAAGGCACGATATTGGCGAGCGCCGCTTCGCCGCCGGCTTTTTCCGCCTGCTTCTGCCAGAAATCAACCACGGTGATGTCCGGGCAATTTTGGATTTTCAATTTGCGGAAATCCGGATCGGATAAAACTCTGGGCACT belongs to Patescibacteria group bacterium and includes:
- a CDS encoding prohibitin family protein — protein: MKKLTLWAGGIIIAIIIFSALNPFVIIPAGERGVVLNWGAVSGEIMEEGLHFRIPIYQQVIKLDVKTLKIETKTLAYSKDIQTVNATLALNYNIKPQSVNKLWQEVGKDYQARLIDPAIQESVKAGVANFTAQELIEARPKVKESIKEELLKRLSVYFNVVEFSITDFSFSDEYEKAVESKQVSQQQALKARNDLERVKLEAEQRLAQAEAEAKAIQIQAQAITQQGGREYVNLKAVEKWDGKLPTQMIPDATLPFINLAK